From a region of the Candidatus Neomarinimicrobiota bacterium genome:
- a CDS encoding HEPN domain-containing protein gives MAHERLPPDDPREWLNRARSNLARAKAGAVVPEVYLEDPCFDAQQAAEKAVKAVLIHRDIPFPYIHDLAELLRLVESGGESVSDRVKQAGRLTRFAFATRYPGPVAPVSLEEYERAVAIAETVLRWAEECIGKRPQESG, from the coding sequence ATGGCGCATGAGCGGCTGCCCCCGGACGATCCTCGAGAATGGCTAAACCGGGCTCGGAGCAATCTGGCCCGGGCGAAGGCTGGGGCTGTAGTACCGGAGGTTTACCTGGAAGACCCTTGCTTCGACGCCCAGCAGGCAGCGGAGAAAGCCGTCAAGGCGGTACTGATTCATCGGGATATCCCCTTCCCTTACATCCATGATCTCGCTGAGCTTCTAAGGTTGGTTGAGAGCGGTGGGGAATCCGTTTCAGATCGGGTGAAGCAAGCTGGCCGCTTAACGCGATTTGCGTTTGCCACTCGCTACCCGGGCCCGGTTGCACCGGTTTCCCTGGAGGAATATGAGCGGGCCGTAGCTATCGCCGAAACGGTCCTCCGCTGGGCCGAGGAATGTATTGGTAAAAGGCCGCAAGAAAGTGGCTAG
- a CDS encoding nucleotidyltransferase domain-containing protein — MTVIQTKALDSEKLDEIIRRIVEVAQPDKIILFGSAAKGEMDHNSDVDLLVIKSGDFHPGWLTEEIYMGLYGVGQAVDVIVVTPEDVERYRDSWPTVIYPALREGKVVYGA; from the coding sequence ATGACAGTTATACAGACCAAAGCCCTTGACTCTGAGAAGCTGGACGAAATCATCCGGCGAATTGTCGAAGTGGCGCAGCCTGACAAGATCATTCTGTTCGGTTCCGCAGCCAAAGGTGAAATGGATCACAACAGCGACGTGGACCTGCTGGTGATCAAGAGCGGTGACTTCCACCCCGGCTGGCTCACCGAAGAGATCTACATGGGACTCTACGGCGTGGGCCAGGCAGTAGATGTGATCGTGGTTACGCCTGAGGATGTAGAGCGTTACCGGGACAGCTGGCCGACGGTCATCTACCCGGCTTTACGGGAAGGAAAGGTGGTCTATGGCGCATGA
- a CDS encoding septation protein SpoVG family protein: protein MQIERINKGQWGKIRAFFDVRTDEGLVVKGFKIVEGSSGPFVGMPSQRGSDGQYYDTVIAEPEVKEEITRLAMEAYGSDIVQGGPPMYEEPPPFGNDDIPF from the coding sequence ATGCAGATTGAGCGCATCAACAAAGGCCAGTGGGGTAAAATCCGGGCTTTCTTCGACGTTCGCACCGACGAAGGGCTGGTGGTTAAAGGCTTCAAAATTGTCGAGGGCTCCAGTGGTCCCTTCGTGGGTATGCCCAGCCAGAGAGGCAGTGACGGGCAGTACTATGATACCGTTATCGCCGAACCGGAAGTGAAGGAGGAAATCACCCGCCTGGCAATGGAGGCTTATGGCAGTGACATCGTCCAGGGTGGCCCGCCGATGTATGAAGAACCGCCGCCCTTCGGCAATGACGACATCCCTTTCTAA
- a CDS encoding Na+/H+ antiporter NhaC family protein — translation MENYGILSLLPPAAALGLALWKKQIYPALLLGVWMGWWVLDDWNPLVAIGSTVTAIVAVFEDSSNTRIILYSLLVGSVLTLMSATGGVEGFVQWVGDRRWVTDRRQAQLVPFFLGVLITIESSITALVAGTVGRPLTDRYRVSREKLAYICDSTSAPICMLVPFNGWGAMVIGLLAVQGVESPVAVLLSSLVWNFYPMAAILLVLLTILTGREVGSMKRAERRARDEGKLMADGAHPLVGEDVLGVATLTGLKPQPINLVLPVLTMIIAIVAGIIITGWASAPEGSGLWTIIQASSGSTAVLWAVIASLAVLGILNVRPRFGRNSGQGRMSGQAYLDLSFRGMGGMIPVVALLILAFALGNTVRELGTGDYVAHIIGGVAGSKVAVVGLFLLACLMAFATGTSWGTFALMVPIAVPLAAALDGSLPLYLAAVLGGGVFGDHCSPISDTTIISSMASASDHMDHVRTQIPYALIGAGVTTILYLAVG, via the coding sequence ATGGAAAACTACGGCATCCTCTCCCTCCTGCCACCGGCGGCGGCTCTAGGACTGGCCCTGTGGAAGAAACAAATCTATCCTGCCCTCCTGCTGGGCGTCTGGATGGGCTGGTGGGTCCTGGATGATTGGAACCCCCTGGTGGCCATCGGCTCAACTGTTACCGCCATCGTGGCGGTCTTTGAGGACAGCAGCAACACCCGCATTATCCTCTACAGCCTGCTGGTAGGGAGCGTACTTACTCTCATGAGCGCTACCGGCGGTGTGGAGGGGTTCGTCCAGTGGGTAGGTGACCGGCGCTGGGTCACCGACCGACGCCAGGCACAACTGGTGCCCTTTTTCCTGGGCGTACTCATTACCATTGAGAGCTCCATTACCGCGCTGGTGGCAGGTACGGTAGGGCGGCCCCTCACGGATCGCTACCGGGTAAGTCGGGAGAAGCTGGCCTACATCTGTGATTCCACCTCCGCGCCCATCTGCATGCTGGTGCCTTTCAACGGCTGGGGGGCGATGGTCATCGGTCTGCTGGCGGTGCAGGGGGTGGAAAGTCCCGTAGCGGTGCTGCTATCCAGCCTGGTCTGGAATTTCTACCCGATGGCAGCTATTCTTTTGGTATTACTTACCATTCTGACGGGCCGGGAGGTGGGTTCCATGAAGCGAGCCGAGCGACGTGCCCGTGATGAGGGCAAACTCATGGCTGATGGTGCCCATCCCCTGGTGGGAGAAGACGTTCTGGGAGTGGCTACTCTGACGGGCCTCAAGCCCCAGCCCATCAATCTGGTCCTGCCGGTACTGACAATGATTATCGCCATTGTGGCCGGTATCATTATTACCGGCTGGGCCAGCGCACCGGAAGGGAGCGGTCTGTGGACTATCATCCAGGCCAGCTCCGGCTCCACGGCGGTCTTGTGGGCGGTGATCGCCAGCCTGGCGGTCCTGGGTATCCTGAATGTCCGCCCCCGATTTGGTCGCAATTCCGGGCAGGGACGGATGTCAGGGCAAGCCTACCTGGACCTTTCATTCAGGGGCATGGGGGGAATGATCCCGGTTGTTGCCCTCCTTATTCTGGCCTTCGCTTTGGGTAATACGGTGCGGGAGCTGGGCACGGGCGATTACGTAGCCCATATCATCGGCGGCGTGGCCGGGAGCAAGGTAGCGGTAGTCGGCCTGTTCCTGCTGGCCTGCCTGATGGCCTTTGCCACCGGCACCTCCTGGGGGACCTTCGCCCTGATGGTGCCGATTGCGGTACCTCTGGCGGCGGCCCTGGATGGCTCCCTGCCCCTGTACCTGGCGGCCGTCCTGGGCGGGGGCGTTTTCGGCGACCACTGCTCCCCTATCTCCGATACCACCATCATTTCCTCCATGGCCTCCGCCTCTGACCATATGGACCACGTGCGGACACAGATACCCTATGCCCTGATCGGAGCGGGGGTGACTACTATCCTATACCTGGCGGTGGGTTAA